In the genome of Vicia villosa cultivar HV-30 ecotype Madison, WI linkage group LG7, Vvil1.0, whole genome shotgun sequence, one region contains:
- the LOC131618480 gene encoding nudix hydrolase 16, mitochondrial-like produces MSDLVARTGRHQQRYEDGYRLVAGCVPFRYKSCEDDSSSEKIVEVLLINSPSGPGLLFPKGGWENDETVEEAAVREAIEEAGVRGDLMDCLGCYEFRSKTHQDEFSPEGLCKAAMFALFVKEELELWPEQDTRNRSWLAVSDALGSLRHAWMRDALERFCKWHEEKFVV; encoded by the exons ATGTCTGATTTGGTTGCTCGTACGGGTCGGCATCAGCAACGCTATGAGGACGGTTATCGTCTTGTTGCTGG GTGTGTTCCCTTTAGGTATAAAAGTTGTGAAGACGACTCTAGTTCTGAGAAGATTGTTGAAGTGCTTCTGATTAATTCGCCTAGTGGGCCAGGTCTTTTGTTTCCAAAG GGAGGTTGGGAGAATGATGAAACTGTTGAAGAGGCTGCTGTAAGAGAAGCTATAGAAGAAGCAGGAGTTCGAGGTGATCTAATG GATTGTCTTGGATGCTATGAGTTTAGGAGTAAGACCCACCAAGATGAGTTCAGTCCAGAAGGATTGTGTAAAGCAGCAATGTTCGCTTTGTTTGTCAAGGAGGAACTTGAGCTGTGGCCTGAGCAAGATACCAGAAATAGGAGTTGGTTGGCTGTATCAGATGCACTTGGAAGCCTTCGACATGCGTGGATGAGGGACGCTCTGGAACGCTTCTGCAAATGGCACGAGGAAAAGTTTGTGGTTTGA